In Oscillatoria acuminata PCC 6304, a single window of DNA contains:
- the pdhA gene encoding pyruvate dehydrogenase (acetyl-transferring) E1 component subunit alpha — MIQERTLPTFDVSTVQLSKEDGLMLYEDMVLGRFFEDKCAEMYYRGRMFGFVHLYNGQEAVSTGVIRAMRRDWDYVCSTYRDHVHALSAGVPARQVMAELFGKATGCSKGRGGSMHLFSGEHNLLGGFAFVAEGIPVATGAAFQSKYRREAMGDASSDSVSACFFGDGACNNGQFFECLNMAALWKLPIIYVVENNKWAIGMAHERATSEPEIYKKAAAFGMVGVEVDGMDVLAVRTAALEAVERARAGEGPTLIEAMTYRFRGHSLADPDELRSKEEKEFWLSRDPIKQLSAYLTEKNLATAEELKEIENKIQAIVDESVQFAENSPEPDPSELYRYVFAED, encoded by the coding sequence ATGATTCAGGAACGGACTTTACCAACATTTGACGTAAGCACCGTACAACTGTCGAAAGAAGACGGTTTGATGTTGTACGAAGATATGGTTTTAGGGCGCTTCTTTGAGGACAAATGCGCCGAGATGTACTACCGAGGCCGAATGTTTGGTTTTGTCCACCTCTACAATGGACAGGAGGCGGTCTCAACCGGGGTGATCCGGGCAATGAGGCGGGATTGGGATTATGTTTGTAGCACCTACCGGGATCACGTTCATGCCTTGAGTGCGGGGGTGCCTGCCAGACAGGTGATGGCGGAGTTATTCGGCAAGGCAACGGGATGCAGCAAGGGCCGTGGGGGGTCCATGCACTTGTTCTCGGGAGAGCATAATTTGTTGGGCGGTTTTGCGTTTGTGGCGGAAGGGATTCCGGTGGCAACGGGGGCCGCGTTTCAAAGCAAGTATCGTCGGGAAGCGATGGGAGATGCCAGTTCCGATAGCGTGTCGGCTTGTTTCTTTGGCGATGGGGCCTGCAATAATGGGCAGTTTTTTGAGTGTTTGAATATGGCGGCACTCTGGAAGTTGCCCATTATTTATGTGGTAGAAAATAATAAATGGGCGATCGGGATGGCCCACGAACGGGCGACTTCTGAACCGGAAATTTATAAGAAGGCGGCGGCGTTTGGGATGGTCGGCGTCGAAGTGGATGGGATGGATGTGTTGGCGGTTCGGACTGCGGCCCTAGAAGCGGTGGAACGCGCCCGCGCCGGAGAGGGACCTACCCTGATTGAAGCCATGACCTATCGGTTCCGGGGTCACTCCCTGGCAGACCCGGATGAACTCCGCAGCAAGGAAGAAAAGGAATTTTGGCTGTCTCGGGACCCGATTAAGCAATTGAGTGCTTATCTGACGGAGAAGAATTTGGCAACTGCCGAGGAACTCAAAGAGATTGAGAATAAAATCCAAGCGATTGTGGATGAGTCGGTGCAGTTTGCCGAAAATAGTCCCGAACCGGACCCCTCGGAGTTATATCGCTATGTGTTTGCGGAAGATTAG
- a CDS encoding IMS domain-containing protein, protein MLVPLDYYRILGLPIQVPGVETPGYAEQLKQAHRDRKEQLPRREYSEVATSARRQLIDEAYTVLSDPEERQKYDASFLAKAYELESAPGDSSKGRGGLESTDSYLDPNTPNIDIPSEGFIGSLLILQELGEYELVLKLGLPILSGSNISLKNGRFGDPKLVEADIILTLALACLELGREQWQGGKYENAAISLENGQEMLLREGLFPAVRGEMQADLYKLRPYRILELLALPETRGKERQRGLQLLQDMLQERGGIDGTGDDRSGLSVDDFLRFIQQLRSHLTAAEQQELFEAEARRPSAVATYLAVYALVARGFAARQPALIRRGQMLLTHLGRRQDVHLEQSVCSLLLGQTEDAAQSLELTQEQETLTFIRENSRNSPDLLPGLCLYAERWLQSEVFPHFRDLASAQASLKDYFADEQVQAYLEALPETTADEVNEWMVVPPPPNPVTIGLPQPSPTRESAFTTLRLESNGATNGTPGKNPSLSSSAVSLATLPTAIRTSSSPDTAGSGRIRDRARPSEDRSASGNGKRDDRSKLPVAARVRGLEPIETPPSRRSGVGRTGAKGKNPKLERWILLGVGGLLGLLLLWLLINSLRWMAGLFQGGPSLRGEQLSIQLDQTVIPIATQPTPEELGATGPINEAIAQGILQKWFTIKSAALGSTHQVEQLPEILMDPALSLWQRRAEAARQENWYWEYDHNIQETGVEMSPTDPNRATVEAQVSETARLFENGQLSNTRDDNLRVQYQLVREGGQWRIRDWVILP, encoded by the coding sequence GTGCTAGTGCCACTCGATTATTACCGGATTCTCGGCCTGCCAATTCAGGTACCTGGGGTCGAAACCCCTGGCTATGCTGAACAGCTTAAGCAGGCCCATCGCGATCGCAAAGAGCAGCTTCCAAGGCGGGAATATTCTGAAGTCGCCACAAGTGCTCGCAGACAACTCATTGACGAAGCCTATACCGTTCTGAGCGATCCCGAGGAGCGTCAAAAATATGACGCCAGCTTTCTTGCCAAAGCCTACGAATTAGAGTCAGCCCCAGGGGACTCATCCAAAGGAAGAGGGGGCCTAGAGTCAACGGACTCCTACCTCGACCCCAATACCCCGAATATTGATATCCCCTCCGAAGGCTTCATCGGGTCCTTACTAATTCTCCAAGAACTTGGGGAATATGAACTGGTGTTGAAACTGGGTCTGCCGATCCTCAGCGGTAGCAACATTAGTTTAAAAAATGGCCGGTTCGGAGACCCCAAATTAGTTGAGGCAGATATTATCCTCACCTTAGCCCTGGCCTGTTTAGAACTGGGTCGGGAACAATGGCAGGGGGGTAAATATGAAAATGCCGCCATCTCCCTAGAAAACGGCCAGGAAATGCTCTTGCGCGAAGGGCTCTTTCCCGCAGTGCGGGGGGAAATGCAAGCGGACCTCTACAAACTCCGACCCTACCGGATTTTAGAACTGTTGGCCCTCCCGGAAACCCGAGGCAAAGAACGGCAACGGGGATTGCAACTCTTGCAAGATATGTTGCAGGAACGGGGCGGAATTGATGGCACTGGGGACGATCGCTCCGGGTTGTCGGTGGATGATTTCTTGCGGTTCATTCAACAACTCAGAAGCCACCTCACCGCTGCTGAACAACAGGAATTATTTGAAGCCGAAGCCCGTCGGCCCTCCGCCGTTGCCACCTACCTCGCCGTTTATGCCTTAGTTGCGCGAGGATTTGCCGCCCGCCAACCGGCCCTGATCCGCCGAGGTCAAATGCTGTTGACCCATTTAGGGCGACGTCAGGACGTCCACCTAGAACAATCGGTCTGTTCCCTGCTGTTGGGACAAACGGAGGATGCGGCCCAATCCCTGGAACTGACTCAGGAACAGGAAACCCTGACTTTTATTCGGGAAAATTCTCGGAATTCACCGGATTTACTCCCGGGACTGTGCTTGTACGCGGAACGGTGGCTACAATCCGAGGTCTTTCCCCATTTTCGGGATTTGGCATCGGCACAGGCATCGTTAAAAGATTATTTTGCCGATGAACAGGTGCAGGCTTATTTAGAGGCCCTCCCTGAGACGACTGCCGATGAAGTGAATGAGTGGATGGTGGTCCCACCGCCACCCAATCCGGTTACCATTGGATTACCGCAACCCTCCCCAACCCGCGAATCTGCCTTTACCACCTTGCGCTTAGAGAGTAATGGGGCGACCAATGGGACCCCGGGTAAAAATCCCAGTCTCTCCTCCTCTGCCGTTTCCTTGGCAACCCTTCCCACGGCGATTCGCACGAGTTCTAGTCCTGATACTGCTGGATCGGGAAGAATCCGCGATCGCGCTCGTCCCAGTGAGGACCGCAGTGCCTCCGGGAATGGCAAACGGGACGATCGCAGCAAATTACCCGTCGCCGCCCGAGTCCGAGGGTTAGAACCCATTGAAACCCCCCCATCCCGTCGCAGTGGCGTCGGACGTACTGGCGCTAAAGGCAAAAACCCGAAACTAGAACGGTGGATTTTGTTAGGCGTTGGTGGATTACTGGGCTTATTGCTGCTGTGGTTACTGATTAACTCCCTACGCTGGATGGCTGGATTATTTCAAGGAGGGCCATCGTTACGGGGAGAACAACTGAGCATTCAACTAGACCAAACCGTGATCCCGATCGCCACCCAACCCACCCCGGAAGAACTCGGCGCAACGGGACCTATTAATGAGGCGATCGCCCAAGGCATCCTCCAAAAATGGTTCACCATCAAATCCGCCGCCCTCGGCAGCACCCATCAGGTAGAACAATTACCGGAAATTTTGATGGACCCCGCCCTCTCCTTGTGGCAACGCCGCGCCGAAGCCGCCCGTCAGGAAAATTGGTATTGGGAATATGACCACAATATTCAAGAAACCGGCGTTGAAATGAGTCCCACAGACCCCAACCGCGCCACCGTAGAGGCTCAGGTGAGTGAAACCGCCCGGTTATTTGAGAATGGACAACTCAGTAACACTCGTGATGATAATTTACGAGTTCAGTATCAGTTGGTTCGCGAAGGCGGTCAGTGGCGCATTCGCGACTGGGTAATCTTACCCTAA
- a CDS encoding DUF4912 domain-containing protein — protein sequence MAKERPPLEEMTLRQLRRVASECGISRYSRMRKSQLLASIQEKQRTKISLEQTRTLEAQEEVEAAKFELGQEDRTGGTLASVDEGLGDLPGGYGESRIMLLPRDPQWAYSYWDIPNTNKEEMRRQGGQQLALRLYDVTDINIETQSPHSIQEYPCDELAREWYLPIPVSDRDYVVDIGYRCADGRWLVLSRSALVHIPPVYPSDWIEDHFLTIEWEEDLRGKTFMQLVPPSKKAPVASPNAIYDEIFGMAEGAESQRVAGSLFGSMQHVPGSMAPEQSLSSYVFPSGVGMWAVPTASGIGMNMSGVGMNMSGAGFASAPPNRPRKFWLVADAELIVYGATEPDATVTIGGRPIKLNADGTFRFQMSFQDGIIDYPIVAVASDGEQTREIHMNFNRVTPARRTNTKEEAVEEWFA from the coding sequence ATGGCAAAAGAACGACCCCCCTTAGAAGAGATGACCCTACGGCAACTCCGCCGAGTTGCAAGTGAATGTGGAATCTCTCGTTATAGCCGGATGAGGAAATCTCAACTTCTGGCATCGATTCAAGAAAAACAACGCACCAAGATTTCCCTAGAACAAACTCGTACATTGGAGGCACAGGAAGAAGTGGAAGCAGCAAAATTTGAACTGGGTCAAGAAGATCGCACAGGTGGAACCCTCGCCTCAGTCGATGAAGGACTCGGCGATTTACCTGGTGGTTACGGTGAAAGCCGCATCATGCTGTTACCTCGCGATCCCCAATGGGCCTATAGCTACTGGGATATTCCCAACACCAACAAAGAAGAAATGCGCCGTCAAGGGGGCCAACAATTAGCTCTCCGCCTGTACGATGTCACTGATATCAACATCGAAACCCAAAGCCCCCACAGCATTCAGGAATATCCTTGCGACGAACTGGCGCGGGAATGGTACTTACCGATTCCTGTGAGCGATCGCGATTACGTCGTAGATATCGGCTACCGTTGTGCCGATGGTCGCTGGTTAGTCCTCTCCCGTTCCGCCCTCGTCCACATTCCCCCGGTTTATCCCTCCGACTGGATTGAAGACCACTTCCTCACCATTGAATGGGAAGAAGACCTGCGCGGCAAAACCTTCATGCAACTGGTTCCCCCCAGCAAGAAAGCGCCAGTGGCAAGCCCCAATGCCATCTACGACGAAATCTTTGGCATGGCCGAAGGTGCCGAATCTCAGCGCGTTGCCGGTTCCCTGTTCGGGTCCATGCAGCACGTTCCCGGTTCGATGGCCCCCGAACAATCCCTCAGTTCCTACGTCTTCCCCTCCGGTGTGGGAATGTGGGCCGTTCCGACCGCTTCCGGTATCGGCATGAATATGTCCGGAGTCGGCATGAATATGTCCGGTGCAGGATTCGCCTCCGCACCCCCGAACCGTCCTCGCAAATTCTGGCTGGTTGCTGATGCGGAATTAATCGTCTACGGTGCCACCGAACCCGATGCCACCGTCACCATCGGTGGACGTCCCATCAAACTGAATGCAGATGGGACCTTCCGCTTCCAGATGTCCTTCCAAGATGGCATCATCGACTACCCGATCGTCGCAGTCGCCTCCGACGGTGAACAAACCCGCGAGATCCACATGAACTTCAATCGGGTCACCCCTGCTCGTCGGACCAACACCAAGGAAGAAGCCGTTGAAGAATGGTTTGCATAA
- a CDS encoding DUF2358 domain-containing protein, translated as MDIIEILKQDYQQFPENQTYSLYSETVYFKDPMTEFRGCDRYRQMIGFMSTWFKQIKMDLHDIRRIDNTIETRWTLNWTTPLPWQPRIAIPGRSELQLNPEGKIISHIDYWDISRLDVLKQHFKPQVSGKNR; from the coding sequence ATGGACATTATTGAAATTCTCAAACAAGACTATCAACAGTTTCCCGAAAATCAGACCTATAGCCTTTATAGCGAAACGGTTTATTTCAAAGACCCGATGACCGAATTTCGCGGGTGCGATCGCTACCGGCAGATGATTGGCTTCATGTCCACCTGGTTTAAACAAATCAAAATGGACTTACACGACATTCGCCGCATCGACAACACCATCGAAACCCGCTGGACCCTGAATTGGACCACCCCCCTCCCCTGGCAACCCCGGATTGCCATTCCCGGACGTAGTGAATTGCAACTCAATCCCGAGGGAAAAATCATCTCCCATATCGATTACTGGGATATCTCCCGCCTCGACGTCCTCAAACAGCACTTCAAACCACAGGTTTCGGGAAAAAACCGTTAA
- a CDS encoding TRC40/GET3/ArsA family transport-energizing ATPase has product MRLILMTGKGGVGKTSVAAATGLQCAELGYKTLVLSTDPAHSLADSFDMELGHEPRLVRENLWGAELDALIELEANWGSVKRYITQVLQARGLEGIQAEELAILPGMDEIFGLVRMKRHYDEGFYDVLIIDSAPTGTALRLLSLPEVGGWYMRRFYKPFQGISVALRPFVEPIFRPIAGFSLPDKEVMDAPYEFYEQIEALEKVLTDNTQTSVRLVTNPEKMVIKESLRAHAYLSLYNVATDLIVANRIIPETVTDPFFQRWKENQTEYRKEIHENFHPLPVKEVPLYSEEMCGLEALDRLKETLYGKDEDPSQVYYKETTVRVVQNQNEYSLELYLPGIPKDQIQLSKSADELNITIGNHRRNLVLPQALAALQPSGAKMEDDYLKIRFSEVAKV; this is encoded by the coding sequence ATGCGATTAATTTTAATGACCGGCAAAGGCGGCGTGGGTAAAACATCCGTTGCCGCTGCCACCGGATTACAATGTGCCGAATTAGGCTATAAAACCTTAGTATTGAGTACCGACCCAGCGCATTCCCTGGCGGATAGCTTTGACATGGAATTAGGCCATGAACCTCGCCTCGTTAGAGAGAACCTCTGGGGGGCAGAACTTGATGCACTCATCGAATTAGAAGCCAACTGGGGTTCAGTCAAACGCTATATTACCCAAGTTTTGCAAGCCAGAGGACTCGAAGGGATTCAAGCCGAAGAACTCGCCATTTTACCCGGAATGGATGAAATCTTTGGTCTTGTGCGGATGAAACGGCATTATGATGAAGGCTTCTATGATGTCCTAATTATTGACTCTGCACCCACGGGAACCGCCCTGCGCTTACTCAGCTTACCCGAAGTGGGTGGCTGGTACATGAGACGATTTTATAAACCCTTCCAAGGCATATCCGTCGCCCTGCGACCCTTCGTCGAGCCCATCTTCCGACCGATCGCCGGATTTTCCCTCCCGGATAAAGAAGTGATGGATGCGCCTTATGAGTTTTATGAACAAATTGAGGCATTAGAAAAGGTCTTAACCGATAATACCCAAACCTCCGTCCGTTTAGTCACCAACCCCGAAAAAATGGTGATTAAAGAATCTCTGCGTGCTCATGCCTATTTGAGCTTATATAATGTCGCCACGGATTTAATTGTCGCCAACCGGATTATTCCCGAAACAGTCACCGATCCATTCTTCCAACGCTGGAAAGAAAATCAAACCGAGTACCGAAAGGAAATTCACGAAAATTTCCATCCCTTACCAGTGAAAGAGGTTCCGCTTTATTCTGAGGAAATGTGCGGCTTAGAAGCGCTCGATCGCCTCAAAGAAACCTTGTACGGCAAAGATGAAGACCCCAGCCAGGTTTACTACAAAGAAACCACCGTCCGCGTGGTTCAAAACCAGAATGAATACAGTTTAGAACTGTATTTACCGGGAATTCCAAAAGACCAAATTCAACTCAGTAAAAGCGCCGATGAATTGAATATTACCATTGGCAATCATCGCCGGAATTTAGTTCTCCCCCAAGCCTTAGCCGCCTTACAACCCTCGGGCGCAAAAATGGAAGATGACTATCTGAAAATTCGCTTTTCAGAAGTAGCTAAGGTTTAG
- a CDS encoding type II toxin-antitoxin system death-on-curing family toxin, whose product MSEVLDTHHRQLHKFGGTSGIRDEGLLDSALAQPQATFGGQLLHPTLPEQAAAYLYHLAKNHPFVDGNKRTALAVMLTFLRINGYRLDLSPDATYQMVLDVVEDKMSKEALGEFLQKHIKPSEWPKSR is encoded by the coding sequence ATGTCCGAAGTTCTGGATACCCACCACCGTCAACTACACAAATTTGGCGGCACTTCTGGGATCAGAGACGAAGGGTTACTCGACTCCGCACTAGCTCAACCTCAAGCTACCTTTGGCGGACAACTTCTGCATCCCACCCTACCAGAACAAGCCGCAGCCTACCTCTACCATTTGGCAAAGAATCATCCCTTTGTGGATGGTAACAAGCGCACTGCCTTAGCGGTAATGTTGACATTCCTCAGAATCAACGGATACCGCCTCGACTTGTCACCGGATGCGACTTACCAGATGGTCCTGGATGTGGTGGAAGACAAAATGAGTAAGGAAGCATTAGGCGAATTCTTGCAAAAACATATCAAACCGTCGGAATGGCCCAAGTCCAGATAA
- a CDS encoding PIN-like domain-containing protein, whose translation MDMKKIFAGYYSLNQEQFKELWENCIFVLDTNILLNLYRYNKNTRNDFINNVLRKIEERLWIPHQVALEFQENRLEVIESQQTQIATIKDKWKNHKAKFWGEIRTFHAINPESLIERLDKELSEYLNDKNSVIIEQLDFLIDDPLELTKHDTVRDIVDELFNGKIGESPTNEELTNIYKNGEERYRIKYPPGFKDQQDKRNDPPYLYKEMEFKRMYGDLILWKELLKKVESCSWKHVIFITDDDKDDWWNRNSGKTDGPRLELIQEMYEAGASLFYMYNSDRFIDRAEKYLGTKISDDSKQEIEEIADLNKYLLTCLSGQEVERAVFEWLIREYPDELITRNERIRDSSIDILRYSNGSKIGYEVKYIKGKLIPIIKLHQWIIKMQLVISRGSLDFGYIVIVTDQIENNNQMRVFAVKNFIQELKFADKLGFIVGGIYVQGDGTGADKYIFQEFSTI comes from the coding sequence ATGGACATGAAAAAAATATTTGCCGGATATTATTCATTAAATCAAGAGCAGTTTAAAGAACTTTGGGAAAACTGCATTTTTGTTTTAGACACAAATATACTATTGAATCTTTATCGATACAATAAAAATACTCGCAACGATTTCATAAACAATGTACTTCGTAAAATTGAAGAACGGTTATGGATTCCTCATCAAGTTGCTCTTGAGTTTCAAGAGAATCGTCTTGAAGTAATTGAATCTCAACAAACACAAATTGCTACAATTAAAGATAAATGGAAGAATCATAAAGCTAAATTTTGGGGTGAAATTCGTACATTCCATGCTATAAATCCGGAAAGTTTAATCGAAAGACTTGACAAGGAATTATCGGAATATTTAAACGATAAAAATTCTGTGATAATTGAGCAATTAGATTTTTTAATAGACGACCCATTAGAATTAACTAAACATGACACAGTAAGAGACATAGTAGATGAGCTATTTAATGGTAAAATTGGGGAAAGTCCGACCAATGAAGAATTAACAAATATATATAAAAATGGGGAGGAAAGATATAGAATAAAATATCCTCCGGGGTTTAAGGACCAGCAGGACAAAAGAAACGACCCTCCATACCTATATAAAGAAATGGAGTTTAAAAGAATGTATGGAGATCTAATTCTTTGGAAAGAGCTTTTAAAAAAAGTTGAATCTTGTAGTTGGAAGCACGTAATTTTTATTACTGATGATGACAAAGACGATTGGTGGAATAGAAACTCAGGTAAAACGGATGGCCCCCGCCTAGAGTTAATTCAAGAAATGTATGAAGCAGGGGCTTCCCTATTCTATATGTATAACTCAGACCGCTTTATTGATCGGGCAGAAAAATACTTAGGTACTAAAATTTCAGATGATTCAAAACAGGAAATAGAAGAGATTGCAGACTTAAATAAATATTTACTTACATGTTTAAGTGGTCAAGAAGTTGAGCGAGCGGTTTTTGAGTGGTTAATACGTGAGTATCCTGATGAATTAATCACCCGAAATGAAAGAATAAGGGATTCATCTATCGATATATTACGTTATTCCAATGGCTCTAAAATTGGATATGAAGTCAAATACATAAAAGGTAAACTAATTCCTATCATTAAGCTCCACCAATGGATCATAAAAATGCAATTGGTTATTTCGAGGGGAAGTTTAGATTTTGGATATATAGTTATAGTAACTGATCAGATTGAAAATAATAACCAAATGCGGGTATTTGCAGTTAAAAATTTCATACAAGAGCTTAAATTTGCTGATAAGTTAGGCTTTATTGTAGGAGGTATATATGTTCAAGGAGACGGCACAGGAGCGGACAAATATATTTTCCAGGAATTTAGTACCATTTAA
- the purL gene encoding phosphoribosylformylglycinamidine synthase subunit PurL, protein MSAISNAPFSPEEIAAESLKPAEYEEIVKRLGRHPNKAELGMFGVMWSEHCCYKNSRPLLKQFPTTGDRILVGPGENAGVIDCGDGLRLAFKIESHNHPSAIEPFQGAATGVGGILRDIFTMGARPIALLNSLRFGNIEDPRTRRIFTGVVEGISHYGNCVGVPTVGGEVYFDRAYTGNPLVNVMALGIMETPDIVKSGASGVGNPVLYVGSTTGRDGMGGASFASAELTDKSADDRPAVQVGDPFLEKSLIEACLEAFNTGAVVAAQDMGAAGITCSTSEMAAKGNLGIELDLDLIPVRETGMVPYEFLLSESQERMLFVAHKGREQELIDIFHRWGLQAVIAGTVIAEPIVRILHQGGVAAEIPCRALAEDTPIYDRQLMAEPPEYAQKAWQWTPDNLPPCTAAGIEIQGKSQTWTEILLQLLDTPTIASKRWVYRQYDHQVQNNTVLLPGGGDAAVVRLRPQAPLSSSPATHRGVAATVDCNSRYVYLDPYEGAKAVVAEAARNLSCVGAEPIAVTDNLNFGSPEKPIGYWQLASACKGISEACSEFATPVTGGNVSLYNETLDAKGEPTPIYPTPVIGMVGLIPDITQVCGQGWRNPGDVIYLLGLPITAITKNVSLGGSEYLAAIHGTVAGKPPVVDYQLERQVQATVREGIRQGWIQSAHDSAEGGLMVALAESCIGGNLGAKITLNADAATISRWDEILFAEGGARIVVSVSPEQVENWESYLQEQLAGNWQEIGEVSEIQTGLIVNSDVNLPLIDVSMADMRDRWSNAIERRLSASPNLPG, encoded by the coding sequence ATGTCTGCAATCTCAAACGCCCCCTTTTCTCCGGAAGAAATCGCTGCCGAAAGTCTGAAACCGGCAGAATATGAAGAAATCGTCAAACGCCTAGGACGTCATCCCAATAAAGCAGAATTGGGAATGTTTGGCGTGATGTGGTCCGAACACTGTTGTTATAAGAACTCCCGTCCCCTGCTGAAACAGTTTCCCACCACCGGCGATCGCATCCTAGTCGGTCCTGGAGAAAATGCCGGGGTGATAGACTGCGGAGACGGTTTGCGCCTTGCTTTTAAAATCGAATCCCACAACCACCCCTCGGCGATCGAACCCTTCCAAGGTGCAGCCACCGGGGTTGGCGGTATCCTCCGAGATATCTTTACAATGGGTGCTCGTCCGATCGCCCTTCTCAACTCCCTGCGCTTCGGCAATATCGAAGACCCCCGCACTCGCCGCATCTTCACCGGCGTTGTAGAAGGAATTTCACATTACGGGAACTGTGTTGGAGTCCCCACCGTAGGCGGTGAGGTGTACTTCGATCGCGCCTATACCGGCAATCCCCTCGTCAATGTCATGGCATTAGGGATTATGGAAACCCCGGATATTGTTAAATCTGGTGCTTCCGGTGTCGGTAACCCCGTCCTCTATGTTGGTTCTACCACCGGCAGAGATGGCATGGGAGGCGCGAGTTTTGCCAGTGCAGAACTTACGGATAAATCCGCAGACGATCGCCCTGCGGTTCAAGTTGGCGACCCCTTCTTAGAAAAATCCCTGATTGAAGCCTGTTTAGAAGCCTTCAACACCGGCGCAGTGGTTGCCGCCCAGGATATGGGTGCTGCGGGAATTACCTGTTCCACCTCGGAAATGGCAGCGAAAGGCAACCTCGGTATTGAACTGGATTTAGACTTAATCCCTGTCCGAGAAACGGGCATGGTTCCCTACGAGTTCCTACTTTCCGAATCCCAGGAACGGATGCTGTTTGTGGCGCACAAGGGACGGGAACAAGAACTGATTGATATTTTCCATCGTTGGGGACTTCAGGCAGTGATTGCCGGGACGGTGATTGCTGAACCGATTGTGCGGATTCTCCATCAAGGGGGAGTTGCCGCAGAAATCCCCTGCCGCGCTTTAGCGGAAGATACGCCAATTTACGATCGCCAGTTAATGGCAGAACCCCCCGAATATGCCCAAAAAGCATGGCAATGGACTCCGGATAATCTCCCCCCTTGCACCGCAGCAGGTATCGAAATTCAAGGCAAATCCCAAACTTGGACTGAGATTTTACTGCAACTGTTAGATACTCCCACCATTGCCTCCAAGCGATGGGTGTATCGGCAATATGATCATCAGGTGCAGAATAATACCGTCTTGCTACCTGGAGGAGGAGATGCGGCAGTAGTTCGGTTACGTCCCCAAGCACCCCTCTCCTCCAGTCCCGCGACTCATCGCGGAGTTGCCGCTACGGTGGATTGCAATTCCCGATATGTGTATCTGGACCCCTACGAAGGGGCAAAGGCAGTGGTAGCAGAAGCTGCCCGGAATTTAAGCTGTGTTGGTGCTGAACCCATTGCGGTAACGGATAATCTCAATTTTGGTAGTCCGGAAAAACCCATCGGCTATTGGCAGTTAGCATCGGCTTGTAAAGGCATTTCTGAGGCTTGTAGCGAGTTTGCAACGCCGGTTACCGGGGGGAATGTCTCTCTGTACAATGAAACTCTTGATGCCAAGGGGGAACCGACGCCGATTTATCCGACCCCAGTGATTGGCATGGTGGGGTTGATTCCCGATATTACCCAAGTTTGTGGACAAGGGTGGCGCAATCCTGGGGATGTGATTTATCTATTAGGATTACCAATTACTGCCATAACCAAAAATGTTTCTTTAGGCGGTTCGGAATATTTAGCCGCGATTCACGGAACCGTTGCCGGGAAACCGCCGGTGGTGGATTATCAGTTGGAACGACAAGTCCAAGCAACAGTCAGAGAAGGGATTCGCCAAGGGTGGATACAATCCGCCCACGATTCGGCAGAAGGTGGCTTAATGGTGGCATTGGCTGAATCTTGTATTGGCGGGAATTTAGGAGCAAAAATTACCCTGAATGCCGATGCAGCAACCATCTCGCGGTGGGATGAAATTTTATTTGCCGAAGGCGGTGCGCGGATTGTAGTCTCTGTTTCTCCAGAACAGGTGGAAAACTGGGAATCTTATTTACAAGAGCAATTGGCAGGAAATTGGCAGGAAATTGGGGAAGTATCGGAAATCCAGACGGGTTTAATCGTTAATTCCGATGTTAACCTTCCCTTAATTGACGTTAGTATGGCAGATATGCGCGATCGCTGGTCGAATGCCATCGAACGTCGCCTATCTGCATCCCCAAACCTTCCCGGTTGA